The window GGTTCGCCGCCGGTCAGGGTCACGCCGCCGCCGTCGAAAAACATCGGGGCGCTTTTTTTGACTTCGGCGAGGACTTCATCGAGTTCGGGGGTTTGGCATTTGCAGGTGATGCCCTGATTGCGGTTCACAGTGACGCAAGGGCGGTCGGAACAGGCTTTGCAGACGGAACGGTCGAGGCGGCGATCGTGAACGGCGCCGTACGGGCAGACCGAATCGATCAGCCGATTTTCGCTGACAAACAGCGGCGGCGTTTGGGACATGCCCTCGGGATTGGCGCACCACGGGCAGCGCATGTTGCAGCCCTGCAGATGGTAGACCAGCCGGTTTCCCGCGCCGTCCTGCGAATAATTAAAGCCCTTTTCGAAAATTTTAAGTTCCATATTTTTTGCACCTGATGACGGTTTTGGTTTCGCTGTAAATGATTATAACATGGTAATGCGGGAATTGCCAGCCCATTGTGTTTTATATGATTTTGACTATAATGATAACAGCTGTCAGAGATAAGGAGTAATTATGCAAGAACATACAACAAACCGGGAAGATATTTGCTTGGTTTTACCCGATTTGTCATTCCGGGAACAGTATGAGGATATGATGCGGGAGTGGCTGGCATTCGGCAGCCGGTTGAATCCGGCTGCGCTTCGAAATAACGGTGCGCCTTATGAAACATGGCTGCGCTGGATGAATGAAGATCGTTTTGAAGAGTCCTGCCCGGAGGGTGCGGTTCCGCAAACGCTCTATTTTGCGGTACGGACAGACGGTCGGCTTCTGGGCGCGGTGACGATACGGACACATCTTGATGATAAATTTTTTCTGGACGGGGGTTATGTGGGATACGGTGTTCGCCCTTCGGAACGCAGAAAGGGTTATGCCAAAAAAATGCTGCGACTTGCGTTGGGAAAATTGGCCGAGTCGGGCGTCCACGATGTTTTGCTGACTTGTGCCGAGGATAATATCGGCTCGGAAAACACGATGCGTGCCTGCGGTGCTGTTTATGAAAATACAATCACCAACGAGAGCGGCGAAAGAGTAAAAAGATTTTGGATACAATAATTATTAAATGAATTTTAGGGTGCAAAAAAATTTTTAAAAATTTCTCAAATACCTCTTGACAAATAGTACTATGCCATGTATAGTATTATGCGAAAGGGGGTATTGATGTGCTTGACCCGCAACTCAAACGAGGTATTTTGGAGGTCGGGGTATTGTCCGCCGTCTCCCGCGAGGATTCCTATGGGTATAAGATCATCAAGGACCTTTCCGGCTATATCGAACTCACCGAATCGACGCTTTATCCCATTTTGCGCCGGCTGGAAGCCGCCGGGGACCTCACGGTCTACTCCGTCGAACACAACGGCCGTCTGCGCAAATTTTATCGGATCACCGACAGGGGACATGC is drawn from Oscillospiraceae bacterium and contains these coding sequences:
- a CDS encoding GNAT family N-acetyltransferase; the encoded protein is MVLPDLSFREQYEDMMREWLAFGSRLNPAALRNNGAPYETWLRWMNEDRFEESCPEGAVPQTLYFAVRTDGRLLGAVTIRTHLDDKFFLDGGYVGYGVRPSERRKGYAKKMLRLALGKLAESGVHDVLLTCAEDNIGSENTMRACGAVYENTITNESGERVKRFWIQ
- a CDS encoding radical SAM protein encodes the protein MELKIFEKGFNYSQDGAGNRLVYHLQGCNMRCPWCANPEGMSQTPPLFVSENRLIDSVCPYGAVHDRRLDRSVCKACSDRPCVTVNRNQGITCKCQTPELDEVLAEVKKSAPMFFDGGGVTLTGGEP
- a CDS encoding PadR family transcriptional regulator; translated protein: MLDPQLKRGILEVGVLSAVSREDSYGYKIIKDLSGYIELTESTLYPILRRLEAAGDLTVYSVEHNGRLRKFYRITDRGHAAITEFLRDWPEIESMVEYIRVGKE